A single genomic interval of Nocardioides nitrophenolicus harbors:
- a CDS encoding ABC transporter substrate-binding protein, whose amino-acid sequence MSARPSSSLRRRLSVVAVLGIAGAATLSACGSSDDDGGDAGGGTLRVTTLGLCNEVVYWAQEKGLFADHGVEVELVKSTGGAAALTALQSGDIDLAFANPFSTMLAIDQGLDLKWIATAYETTTNEADAANAMVVAKDGGVAKAADLEGKTIGVNEVGGINQIISSQWMKLNGGDPGTVKFVALPFNELASAVASGKVAAAQVPAQNVDPKLGLVSLGDPYVAVGEGEGLVFAGYVATGKEAKDKEKELTAFQDALIETNAAFNDPANDDERFAIASAQCKQDAAVLETLPENIYEAKVDTDALERMGAILVDQGRLDDPPAPEDFVPSFVETK is encoded by the coding sequence ATGAGTGCTCGTCCGTCATCCTCCCTGCGCCGACGGCTCTCCGTCGTCGCCGTCCTCGGCATCGCCGGCGCCGCCACCCTGTCGGCCTGTGGCTCCTCGGACGACGACGGCGGCGACGCCGGTGGAGGCACGCTGCGGGTGACCACCCTCGGCCTGTGCAACGAGGTCGTCTACTGGGCCCAGGAGAAGGGCCTGTTCGCCGACCACGGCGTCGAGGTGGAGCTGGTCAAGTCGACCGGCGGCGCCGCCGCCCTCACCGCCCTGCAGAGCGGCGACATCGACCTGGCCTTCGCCAACCCGTTCTCCACCATGCTCGCCATCGACCAGGGCCTCGACCTCAAGTGGATCGCCACGGCGTACGAGACCACCACCAACGAGGCCGACGCCGCCAACGCCATGGTCGTCGCGAAGGACGGCGGCGTCGCGAAGGCGGCCGACCTCGAGGGCAAGACCATCGGCGTCAACGAGGTCGGCGGGATCAACCAGATCATCTCGAGCCAGTGGATGAAGCTCAACGGCGGCGACCCCGGCACCGTCAAGTTCGTCGCCCTGCCGTTCAACGAGCTGGCTTCCGCGGTCGCCTCCGGCAAGGTCGCGGCCGCCCAGGTCCCCGCCCAGAACGTCGATCCCAAGCTCGGCCTGGTCAGCCTCGGTGACCCCTATGTCGCCGTCGGCGAGGGCGAGGGCCTGGTCTTCGCCGGGTACGTCGCGACCGGCAAGGAGGCGAAGGACAAGGAGAAGGAGCTCACGGCCTTCCAGGACGCCCTCATCGAGACCAACGCCGCGTTCAACGATCCGGCCAACGATGACGAGCGCTTCGCCATCGCCTCCGCCCAGTGCAAGCAGGATGCCGCCGTGCTCGAGACACTGCCCGAGAACATCTACGAGGCCAAGGTCGACACCGACGCGCTCGAGCGGATGGGCGCCATCCTGGTCGACCAGGGCCGGCTCGACGACCCGCCGGCGCCGGAGGACTTCGTGCCGTCGTTCGTCGAGACGAAGTAG
- a CDS encoding aldehyde dehydrogenase family protein: MSIDGKTPATAAPSGDHLGTFIGGSWLERESSFDSVDPATGEAFGQISASEVADVDRAVAAARAAARDWARTSPSERGAILGRWAGLVFQNQDRLAALEARDVGKPLSGGLLNVQIAGSILQFTAGAADKLTGATLPTRSPDYFGFTRREPHGVCAIVLPWNVPAVLGAANLAPALAAGNTVVLKPSEVAPLVIHALVELGEEAGLPPGVLNVLTGVGAELGATLVGHPGVDHISFVGSVATGRLVMQAAAQNLTPLKVELGGKSPNLVFADADLDVAVPAIVRSITENAGQNCNAGSRLLVHADVADDVRSRVVAAMAEVRIGAWHEDLDMGPLVNAVQHARVSGLVSSALGDGVELLLGGGRPSGHADGSFLAPTVLSVTDRTAPIVGQEIFGPVLTVETFTDDADALALANGTDFGLLACIWTGDVSRALRMAGEIGAGQVSVNQFSDAGVIGMPFNMAKQSGFSSGNGYRGMYEFTREKAVAVKLLG; the protein is encoded by the coding sequence GTGAGCATCGATGGGAAGACCCCCGCGACGGCCGCTCCGAGCGGCGACCACCTCGGCACCTTCATCGGCGGCAGCTGGCTCGAACGCGAGTCCTCCTTCGACTCCGTCGACCCCGCCACCGGCGAGGCGTTCGGGCAGATCTCGGCCAGCGAGGTCGCCGATGTCGACCGGGCGGTCGCCGCCGCCCGCGCGGCCGCACGCGACTGGGCCCGCACCTCACCCTCCGAACGCGGGGCGATCCTCGGCCGCTGGGCCGGACTGGTGTTCCAGAACCAGGACCGGCTCGCCGCCCTCGAGGCCCGCGACGTCGGCAAGCCGCTCTCCGGCGGCCTCCTCAACGTCCAGATCGCCGGCTCGATCCTGCAGTTCACCGCCGGCGCGGCCGACAAGCTGACCGGCGCCACCCTGCCCACCCGGTCACCCGACTACTTCGGCTTCACCCGCCGCGAGCCGCACGGCGTCTGCGCGATCGTGCTGCCCTGGAACGTCCCCGCGGTCCTGGGCGCGGCGAACCTGGCCCCCGCCCTGGCCGCCGGGAACACCGTCGTGCTGAAGCCGTCGGAGGTCGCGCCGCTCGTCATCCACGCGCTGGTCGAGCTCGGCGAGGAGGCCGGCCTCCCGCCCGGCGTGCTCAACGTCCTCACCGGCGTGGGCGCCGAGCTCGGCGCCACCCTGGTCGGCCATCCCGGCGTCGACCACATCAGCTTCGTCGGCTCGGTGGCCACCGGCCGCCTCGTCATGCAGGCCGCCGCCCAGAACCTGACGCCGCTCAAGGTGGAGCTCGGCGGCAAGTCGCCGAACCTGGTGTTCGCGGACGCGGACCTGGACGTCGCCGTCCCCGCGATCGTGCGGTCGATCACCGAGAACGCCGGCCAGAACTGCAACGCCGGCTCCCGCCTGCTGGTGCACGCCGACGTCGCCGACGACGTGCGCTCGCGGGTCGTCGCCGCGATGGCCGAGGTCCGCATCGGTGCCTGGCACGAGGACCTCGACATGGGCCCGCTGGTCAACGCCGTCCAGCACGCCCGGGTCAGCGGCCTGGTCTCCTCCGCCCTCGGCGACGGCGTCGAGCTGCTCCTCGGCGGCGGGCGCCCGTCGGGCCACGCGGACGGCAGCTTCCTCGCCCCCACGGTGCTGTCCGTCACCGACCGCACCGCGCCCATCGTCGGCCAGGAGATCTTCGGCCCCGTCCTGACCGTCGAGACCTTCACCGACGACGCGGACGCCCTCGCTCTCGCCAACGGCACCGACTTCGGCCTGCTCGCCTGCATCTGGACCGGCGACGTCTCCCGCGCGCTGCGGATGGCCGGGGAGATCGGCGCCGGACAGGTCTCGGTCAACCAGTTCTCCGACGCCGGCGTGATCGGGATGCCGTTCAACATGGCCAAGCAGAGCGGGTTCTCGTCGGGAAACGGGTACCGGGGGATGTACGAGTTCACCCGCGAGAAGGCGGTCGCGGTCAAGCTGTTGGGCTGA
- a CDS encoding ABC transporter ATP-binding protein: protein MNVVVDRVRKSYGRGDAAKEVLTETSLTVHAREFVSIVGPSGCGKSTLLMMMAGLLRPSSGEIRLGDEPVTGPPAGLSVVFQDYSRSLFPWMSVRRNLTTALNAARLSKSEQRSRVEHALASVGLDGKGEMYPWEMSGGMQQRVAIARALVTEPTVMLMDEPFAAVDAQTRADLEDLVLRVRHEYDVTVAFVTHDIDESVYMADRIVVLAANPGRIVADLTVDLPRPRDQVETKLDARFAKLRSEVFRLVMRPDTPSH, encoded by the coding sequence ATGAACGTCGTCGTGGACCGAGTCCGCAAGTCCTACGGCCGTGGCGACGCGGCCAAGGAGGTGCTCACCGAGACCTCGCTGACCGTGCACGCGCGGGAGTTCGTCAGCATCGTCGGGCCCTCCGGCTGCGGCAAGTCGACCTTGCTCATGATGATGGCCGGGCTGCTCCGCCCCAGCAGCGGCGAGATCCGGCTCGGAGACGAGCCGGTCACCGGTCCGCCGGCCGGGCTGTCCGTCGTCTTCCAGGACTACAGCCGCTCGCTGTTCCCCTGGATGAGCGTGCGCCGCAATCTCACCACCGCGCTCAACGCCGCGCGGCTGAGCAAGAGCGAGCAGCGCTCCCGCGTCGAGCACGCGCTCGCGTCGGTCGGTCTCGACGGCAAGGGGGAGATGTATCCCTGGGAGATGTCCGGCGGCATGCAGCAGCGGGTCGCCATCGCCCGCGCCCTGGTCACCGAGCCGACCGTGATGCTGATGGACGAGCCGTTCGCCGCGGTCGACGCCCAGACCCGGGCCGACCTCGAGGACCTCGTCCTGCGGGTCCGGCACGAGTACGACGTCACCGTGGCTTTCGTGACCCACGACATCGACGAGTCGGTCTACATGGCCGACCGGATCGTCGTACTGGCGGCGAATCCGGGCCGGATCGTCGCCGACCTCACCGTCGACCTCCCCCGCCCGCGGGACCAGGTCGAGACGAAGCTGGACGCCCGCTTCGCCAAGCTCCGCAGCGAGGTGTTCCGCCTCGTGATGCGGCCCGACACCCCCTCTCACTGA
- a CDS encoding ABC transporter permease gives MTRTRAALRRTAASAGSLWLLALVLALWEIYGRTSESLFVPPISRILGNFGDVWLGGPASQLFLSDLFWSEVTTSLYRFARGWGLAVVVGIAAGVVLGRSRVIAQMYGPVVRFFAAIPNTVLLPVAVQIFGVASSMNVFLIFLGSVWVVMINTADGVAGVDPMWLRSARSMRVSRWTLYRRVIIPAAAPQILAGLRVSLGIGLILMVISELYATTEGLGFQIVVAQSSFRYLDMWSAFVLIGLIGIVLNLAFGKVETRLLRWQRRTGLDAL, from the coding sequence ATGACTAGGACCCGGGCCGCCCTCCGGCGTACCGCCGCGAGCGCGGGGAGTCTGTGGCTGCTGGCCCTCGTGCTGGCGCTGTGGGAGATCTACGGACGGACCAGTGAGTCGCTCTTCGTGCCGCCGATCTCGCGGATCCTCGGGAACTTCGGCGATGTCTGGCTCGGCGGGCCGGCGTCTCAGCTCTTCCTCTCCGACCTGTTCTGGAGCGAGGTCACGACCAGCCTGTACCGCTTCGCGCGCGGCTGGGGGCTGGCCGTCGTGGTCGGGATCGCCGCCGGCGTCGTGCTCGGGCGCAGCCGCGTGATCGCGCAGATGTACGGCCCGGTGGTGCGGTTCTTCGCCGCGATCCCCAACACCGTGCTGCTTCCGGTCGCGGTGCAGATCTTCGGCGTGGCCAGCAGCATGAACGTCTTCCTGATCTTCCTCGGCAGCGTGTGGGTGGTCATGATCAACACCGCCGACGGCGTCGCCGGCGTCGACCCGATGTGGCTGCGCAGCGCCCGGAGCATGCGCGTCTCGCGCTGGACGCTGTATCGCCGCGTGATCATCCCGGCCGCGGCCCCGCAGATCCTCGCCGGGCTGCGGGTGAGCCTCGGCATCGGGCTGATCCTGATGGTGATCTCCGAGCTGTACGCCACCACCGAGGGCCTCGGCTTCCAGATCGTGGTCGCCCAGTCGAGCTTCCGCTACCTCGACATGTGGTCGGCCTTCGTCCTGATCGGCCTGATCGGGATCGTCCTCAACCTGGCCTTCGGCAAGGTCGAGACGCGACTGCTGCGCTGGCAGCGTCGTACCGGCCTCGACGCGCTGTGA